One Methylocaldum marinum DNA window includes the following coding sequences:
- a CDS encoding AAA family ATPase, translating into MSERTLTPAQQDVQRLFQFAAAQVIGQDTLIERMLIALLADGHILVEGAPGLAKTRAINVLSRAVEGDFHRIQFTPDLLPADLTGTEIYRPQDGTFHFQPGPLFHNLVLADEINRSPAKVQSSLLEAMAERQITVGRVTYKLPDLFMVMATQNPIEQEGTYPLPEAQLDRFMLYIRIGYPEAQYERAILRLVREEARRGSVGVETAFKSVSQQTLFTARQEVLDLYMADTLEEYLLQLVLSTRNPGAYGQELERWLQYGASPRASIALDRCARARAWLAGRDYVIPEDIQSVAPDVLRHRLILSYEAEAEGVSTDRIIRELLRRVAVP; encoded by the coding sequence ATGTCCGAAAGGACTTTAACGCCGGCTCAGCAGGACGTACAACGGCTCTTCCAGTTTGCGGCGGCCCAGGTGATCGGCCAGGATACCCTGATCGAACGGATGTTGATTGCTTTGCTCGCGGATGGGCACATTCTCGTGGAAGGCGCGCCCGGCCTCGCCAAAACCCGCGCGATCAATGTTCTGAGCCGGGCCGTCGAGGGCGATTTTCACCGTATTCAATTCACCCCGGACCTGCTTCCCGCCGACCTCACCGGCACCGAAATCTACCGTCCCCAGGACGGTACCTTCCATTTTCAACCGGGACCCTTGTTCCATAATCTGGTACTCGCGGACGAGATCAACCGGTCTCCGGCCAAGGTGCAGTCCTCTCTACTCGAAGCGATGGCGGAACGCCAGATTACGGTAGGCCGCGTCACCTACAAGCTGCCTGATCTGTTCATGGTGATGGCGACGCAGAATCCGATCGAACAGGAAGGCACCTATCCGCTGCCGGAAGCGCAACTGGACCGCTTCATGCTGTATATCCGGATCGGCTATCCCGAAGCTCAGTACGAGCGCGCGATTTTACGCCTGGTGCGGGAAGAGGCCCGGCGGGGGAGCGTCGGGGTGGAGACGGCGTTCAAGTCGGTCAGCCAGCAAACCTTGTTTACGGCGCGGCAAGAGGTGCTCGACCTTTATATGGCGGATACCCTCGAAGAGTACCTGCTGCAACTGGTGTTGAGTACCCGCAATCCCGGCGCTTACGGTCAGGAACTCGAACGCTGGCTGCAATACGGCGCGAGTCCCCGCGCCAGCATCGCCCTGGATCGGTGTGCCCGTGCCCGGGCATGGCTGGCGGGACGCGATTACGTGATTCCCGAGGATATCCAGTCCGTCGCGCCCGACGTACTCCGCCACCGCTTGATCTTGAGCTATGAGGCCGAAGCGGAAGGCGTGTCGACGGACCGCATCATCCGGGAGCTGCTTCGCCGGGTTGCCGTGCCTTAG
- a CDS encoding DUF4124 domain-containing protein, translating into MTYFNAFRLAWIAFAVAVYGTDGQAATYRWVDEKGAVHYSDRVPPDQVKHRRSKLDSEAREVAVLDGAKSTEMIEREDRLKQLRLEQERILVEQKDRDLALLKTYHSEEELNLALQGKLNMLDSMIKVTRANQQRQLELLSVQEKRAADLEKKGRAVSKKLSDTIETMRRQVAQYEDKIKRIEAEKTAISESFAKDIARFKVMNEPHGGAALHQTWLESQNVVDKSDTGDIIVSAVACSDKDMCDKAWNQARAYLLEQTHAPLSIDNDKILQTATPRNEREFMIIVTRIARKTGNILFLDMKCRPSSVGEALCGSPGVRRVRAGFKPYVEAGLDSPG; encoded by the coding sequence ATGACGTACTTCAATGCTTTCCGTCTTGCCTGGATTGCTTTTGCCGTCGCCGTTTACGGAACGGACGGCCAAGCCGCGACTTACCGCTGGGTCGACGAAAAAGGCGCGGTGCACTACTCCGATCGGGTTCCGCCGGACCAGGTCAAGCACCGCCGCTCGAAGCTCGATTCCGAGGCGCGTGAAGTGGCGGTGCTCGACGGAGCCAAGTCGACCGAGATGATCGAAAGAGAAGACCGGCTCAAACAGCTTCGTCTCGAACAGGAGCGAATTTTGGTCGAGCAAAAGGATCGGGACCTGGCCTTGCTCAAGACCTACCATAGTGAAGAGGAGCTGAATCTGGCTTTACAAGGAAAATTGAACATGCTGGATTCCATGATCAAGGTCACCCGGGCCAATCAGCAGCGTCAGCTGGAATTGTTGAGCGTGCAGGAAAAGCGCGCGGCCGATCTGGAAAAAAAAGGACGGGCGGTTTCGAAGAAACTGAGCGATACGATCGAGACGATGCGGCGGCAGGTTGCCCAGTATGAAGACAAAATAAAGCGCATCGAGGCTGAAAAAACCGCAATTTCCGAGAGTTTTGCCAAGGATATCGCCCGCTTCAAGGTCATGAACGAACCACACGGGGGAGCGGCATTGCACCAGACCTGGCTGGAATCGCAGAATGTCGTGGACAAGTCCGATACCGGCGACATCATTGTCAGCGCCGTTGCCTGTTCAGACAAGGACATGTGCGACAAGGCCTGGAATCAGGCACGAGCCTATCTTCTCGAGCAGACCCATGCGCCGCTTTCCATCGATAACGACAAGATTCTGCAAACCGCGACTCCCCGGAACGAGCGGGAGTTCATGATAATCGTTACCCGCATCGCCCGCAAAACAGGGAACATCCTTTTTCTCGATATGAAATGCCGGCCGTCGTCGGTCGGCGAAGCGTTGTGTGGGAGCCCGGGGGTTCGCCGGGTTCGCGCGGGGTTCAAGCCCTACGTCGAGGCTGGCTTGGATAGCCCCGGCTAG
- the argB gene encoding acetylglutamate kinase: MKKQESIENNSATHIAHVLIEALPYIRRFKGKTVVVKYGGNAMTEERLKNSFARDIVLLKLVGFNPVIVHGGGPQIGNLLQRLGKTSEFVQGMRVTDAETMDVVEMVLGGLVNKEIVNLINRHGGSAVGLSGKDGDLVRARKIVVKQRSPETDEPEIIDLGHVGEVESIDPSVVDMLVQGDFIPIIAPIGVGADGFSYNINADLVAGKMAEVLKAEKLILLTNTKGILDKEGNLLTGLSLSEVEDLIADGTITEGMIPKVRCAMDALKGGVSSIHIIDGRIEHAVLLELFTDQGIGTLLMRR; this comes from the coding sequence GTGAAAAAACAAGAGTCGATCGAAAACAACTCCGCAACCCATATCGCCCACGTCCTCATCGAAGCGCTGCCCTATATCCGGCGCTTCAAAGGCAAGACGGTAGTCGTCAAGTACGGCGGCAACGCCATGACCGAGGAACGGCTCAAGAACAGTTTCGCGCGCGATATCGTGCTGCTGAAGCTGGTCGGCTTCAATCCGGTCATCGTTCACGGCGGCGGGCCCCAGATCGGCAATCTCTTGCAGCGCCTGGGCAAGACCAGCGAATTCGTGCAGGGCATGCGGGTGACCGATGCCGAAACCATGGACGTGGTCGAGATGGTGCTCGGTGGCCTGGTCAACAAGGAGATCGTCAACCTGATCAACCGCCATGGCGGCTCGGCGGTCGGCTTGAGCGGGAAGGACGGCGACCTGGTACGAGCCCGCAAGATCGTGGTCAAGCAACGCTCACCCGAAACCGATGAGCCCGAAATCATCGACCTGGGCCATGTCGGCGAGGTCGAGAGCATCGACCCTTCCGTGGTGGACATGCTGGTACAGGGGGATTTCATCCCGATCATCGCGCCGATCGGCGTCGGGGCCGACGGTTTTTCCTACAACATCAATGCGGATTTGGTGGCGGGCAAGATGGCGGAAGTCTTGAAAGCGGAAAAGCTGATACTTCTGACCAACACCAAGGGCATTCTGGATAAGGAGGGAAATTTATTGACCGGACTTTCCTTATCCGAAGTGGAAGACTTGATCGCCGACGGCACCATTACCGAAGGCATGATCCCCAAGGTGCGCTGCGCCATGGATGCCCTCAAAGGCGGCGTTTCCAGCATTCACATCATCGACGGGCGAATCGAGCATGCCGTGCTGCTGGAGCTTTTCACCGACCAGGGCATCGGCACGCTCCTGATGCGGCGCTGA
- the pyrE gene encoding orotate phosphoribosyltransferase, translated as MQPFQAEFIEYTLQCGVLRFGDFILKSGRRSPYFFNTGLFDSGARLAKLGGFYARTMLYRGIKADVLYGPAYKGIPLVCAAAMALARETGEEVPFAFNRKEAKDHGEGGLLVGAPLTGSVLVVDDVITAGTSVRESVEIIRAAGAVPGGVLITLDRQEKGQGELSAVQEVANQFQLPVYSIITLHDILRYLETMNRRAEVEAIREYQSRFGVS; from the coding sequence ATGCAGCCCTTTCAAGCGGAATTTATCGAATACACACTTCAGTGCGGCGTCCTGCGCTTCGGCGACTTTATCCTGAAATCCGGCCGGCGCAGTCCGTATTTTTTCAATACCGGCCTTTTCGATAGCGGTGCGCGCCTGGCCAAGCTCGGCGGATTTTATGCCCGGACGATGTTGTACCGGGGCATCAAGGCCGACGTGCTGTATGGCCCCGCCTACAAAGGCATTCCCTTGGTCTGTGCCGCCGCAATGGCTCTGGCCCGGGAAACGGGGGAAGAAGTCCCGTTCGCCTTCAACCGCAAGGAGGCCAAGGATCACGGCGAGGGAGGGCTGCTCGTGGGTGCGCCGCTGACCGGTTCGGTGCTGGTGGTCGACGATGTCATCACGGCGGGCACCTCGGTGAGGGAGTCGGTCGAAATCATTCGGGCCGCCGGTGCCGTTCCCGGCGGGGTGCTGATCACCTTGGACCGGCAGGAAAAGGGACAGGGCGAGCTTTCCGCGGTGCAGGAAGTGGCCAATCAATTCCAACTGCCGGTTTATTCCATCATCACTCTGCACGATATCCTCCGGTATCTGGAAACCATGAATCGGCGCGCGGAGGTCGAAGCCATTCGTGAATACCAATCCCGGTTCGGCGTGTCATGA
- the dut gene encoding dUTP diphosphatase, whose amino-acid sequence MRKIQLKILDKRLGTEFPLPDYATSGAAGLDLRACLDQPVRIEPGESRLIPTGLAIHIGDPDLAAILLPRSGLGHKHGIVLGNLVGLIDSDYQGQVFVSCWNRGTEAFEIRVGDRIAQMVFVPVVQVEFEQVEDFEASRRGSGGFGHTGHQ is encoded by the coding sequence ATGCGCAAAATTCAGCTCAAAATTCTCGATAAACGCCTCGGAACCGAATTTCCGCTGCCCGATTACGCCACCTCCGGCGCAGCCGGGCTGGATCTCAGGGCCTGTCTCGACCAGCCGGTTCGGATCGAACCGGGGGAATCCAGGCTGATTCCGACCGGTCTCGCCATCCACATCGGAGATCCGGACCTTGCCGCCATCCTGTTGCCGCGCTCGGGGCTGGGCCACAAGCACGGCATCGTGCTCGGCAATCTGGTCGGTCTGATCGATTCCGACTATCAGGGCCAGGTTTTCGTCTCCTGTTGGAACCGTGGAACCGAAGCTTTCGAAATCCGGGTCGGCGACCGCATTGCCCAGATGGTGTTCGTGCCGGTCGTGCAAGTGGAATTCGAGCAGGTCGAAGACTTCGAAGCCAGCCGGAGAGGCTCGGGAGGCTTCGGACATACGGGGCATCAATAG